From the Pseudodesulfovibrio indicus genome, the window CGTGAACGCTGGTTGCAAGAACTTTTGGAGTCCGGATACATGAATTGGCGCATCGTTTTCTTCCTGATGTTGGCGTGCCTTGTGGGGTTCGGACGGGCCGGTGCGGCCGCGGACACCCTGCGGCTCGCGACCGTGGACAACCTCCCTCCGTATGCGTTCCTGGAGAACGGGAAACTGACAGGCATTTCCATCGACGTGATCAACGAGCTGGCCAAGCGGGGCGGATTCGAGGTTCGGATCAGTACGCTCCCCTGGGCACGGGTCATACTGGGGCTGGAGGAGGGCTCCCTGGACGGCGCGTTCGCGGCCTATGAGACCGAGGCGCGGAAGCGCTTCTGCCTGTACACCGGCAGGGTCCATTTCGACGAGCTCGGCGTTGCGGTCAGGGCGGACCGGCAGTTTGCCTATACGGGCCTGGAGTCTCTCTACGGGAAGACGGTAGGCAAGGGGCGCAGCGTCTGGGTGAGCGAGCCGTTCCAGGAAGCCGCGGTAACGGGAAGGATTCGTCTCGTGGAGACGGACGACATGCGCATGACCAATATCAAGATGCTCGACGCGGGCAGGCTCGACGCCGTGATCGGCAGCCCCGAGGCGATGCTCCACTATGCCAGGCGGCTGAACATCGCGGAACGGATCGTGGTGCTGCCGCAACGGATGAGAGAGGGAATTCCGGCCTACCTTGTCCTGTCCAGGACGTCCACCCTGGTGGGCAAGGAGGAGTGGCAAGACAGACTGACCCGGCTTCTGGACCAGATGAACGGCGACGGGACCATCCAGGCCATCAACCGCCGTTACGGGGTATTCGGACCCTAGCCGGTCTCCCCAGCAACGGAAAAAGGGCTGCGACCTTACGGTTGCAGCCCTTGTTCTTTCATGGTGCCGAAGAGAAGACTCGAACTTCCACGGGAATACTCCCACTAGACCCTGAACCTAGCGTGTCTACCAATTCCACCACTTCGGCACGTTCAGGAAGAGTCTGTCTATAAAAGAACCGGCCTGTTGGCAAGCACTATTTTCATTTATGTCGGGTAAAAGGGGGAGGAGCTTGATGCCGGGGAGCCGAGTGTCACGCGTTTGGGTGTTCGCGTGACCGGCTTGAGGGAAACGGGCCGGCGTCAGTAAGAAGACGGTACGGTGAAAGCCGTATCCCGACCGAAAACAATCTGCAATTTCAGGAGTTGTCATGAAAAGGATCGTTTCGCTGGTTTTAGCAATCTGCCTGCTCATCCCCAACGCGGCCTTGGCCGCGGACCTGTTCCTGGCCCAGGCCGCCAACTTCACCCCGGTCCTCAAGGAGATCATCCCCCTGTTCGAGAAGGCCACCGGGTTCCAGGTGGACGCCACCTACGCCTCCACCGGCAAGCTGTACGGCCAGATCGTCAACAACGCGCCTTACGACATACTGCTGGCCGCCGACGAGAAGCGCCCCGACAAGCTTTACGCCGACGGGCTGGCCGAGAAGCCGTTCGTCTACGCCAAGGGCCAGGTGGTCCTGTGGTCCGCCAACAAGGATTTCTGCGGTGACGACTGGAAGGCGACCGTGCAGAACGCCGCCGTCAAGCGCGTGTCCATCGCCAACACCGAGACCGCGCCCTACGGCACTTCTTCCATGAAGGCCATGCAGGCCGTGGGCGTATGGGACACGGTCCAGCCCAAGCTGGTCTTCGGCCAGTCCATCTCCCAGGCGTTCCAGTTCGCCTCCACCGGCGCCGCCGACGCGGGTTTCTGCGCCTACTCCTCCGTCTTCACCGAAGAGGGCAAGAAGGGCTGCTTCACTGTGGTCGACGAGGCCCCGCCGGTCGTCCAGGCCGCCTGCATTCTGAAGTCCGCCCCCCATCCCGAGGCGGCCAAGAAGTTCGTGGAATTCCTGAACACCCCCGAGGTTCAGGCCCTGAAGCTCAAGTACGGATACAAGTAACCCCATGGATTGGACGCCACTGATCCTCTCGGCCAAGCTGGCCTTCTGGACCATGTTGCTGATTCCTGTCCTGGCCTCCCCGATGGCCAGCCTGCTGGCCTTCGGGAGGTTCAGGGGAAAAAGCGTCCTGGACGCGATCATCACCCTGCCCATGGTCATGCCGCCCACGGTGCTCGGTTTCGCTCTGCTGGTGGTCATGGGACCCCGGGGCGTGATCGGCGCGACGTGGGAGGACGTCACCGGGGACCGTCTGGTCTTCAGCTTCTCGGCCATCCTGATAGCCTCCCTGGTCTTCAACCTGCCGTTCGCGGTCCAGCCCCTGCGGGCCTCCCTGGAGAAGCTCGATCCCCGGCTGCTGGAGAGCGCGGCGGTGCTCGGCCTGTCGCCCCTGGCCGCCTTCTTCCGGATCGTCCTGCCCAACTGCCTCGGCGGCCTGGCGGCGGCGTCCATCCTGGTCTTCGCCCACAGCCTGGGCGAGTTCGGGGTGATCCTGATGGTCGGCGGATCCATCCCGGGCCAGACCCAGGTCGCCTCGGTGGCCATCTTCGAGGCCGTGGAAGCGCTGCGTTTCAACGACGCCTTTCTCATGTCCGCCGCCCTGGTCCCGGTCTGTTTCGCGGTGCTCATGATAATCAACAAGATCAATGCGAGGCGCACATGATGCTCCGTGCCGAAATGAAAAAGCGGCTCAAGCACTTCGACCTGGACCTCGACTTCACCTGCAAGCCGGGCGAGATCACGGCGGTGATCGGTCCGTCCGGCGCGGGCAAGACCACCCTGATCCGGCTGCTGGCCGGGCTGGAGAAGCCCGACGGGGGGAGAATCTCTTTCGGGGACATGGTCTGGGCCGATCCCGCCAAGCGGGTCTTCGTGCCCGCACGCAAGCGGGGACTGAGCCTGGTCTTCCAGGACTACACCCTGTTCCCCCACCTGAACATCCGCAAGAACGTGGCCTTTGCCGCGCCGGACGACAGTCGGGTGGACGAACTGATGTCCATGTTCGGCATCCGCCATCTGGCCGCGAGCAAACCCACGGCCATCTCCGGGGGCGAGCGCCAGCGCGCCGCCTTCTGTCAGGCCCTGGCCCGCGAGCCGGTGCTGCTCCTCCTGGACGAGCCGTTCTCGGCCCTGGACGTGGCCAACCGGCGCAACCTGCGCGCCTGCCTCAAGGAGTTGAAGGGCGATCTGAGCATCCCCATCCTGCACGTCACCCACGACCTGGACGAGGCCCTGTTCCTGGGCGATTCGATCATGGCAGTGGAGCAGGGCAAGATCTCGCCGGACTGGCTGCGGGAGCAGCGGGTCATCCAGCGGCGCATGACCGAATCCGGCCTTTCGCGGGACGGTTCGGAGCGCGAGCTGCGCGAACCGGAGGAACCGCATACCCTCCGGCGGGCCATGCTCGGCTGCGGATGAGCGAGCGACGGCAACGGACGCGCCCGGTCGGAAGGCCGGGCGCGTTTTTACTTGGATCGGAGCGTTATCTTGAGGATTTCACCGGGGCTCCAGAGGCGCATGCGCGGCCCCCAAAGCCCGGTGCCGCGGCAGACGATGGCCGTCATGGGACCGAATTTTTCTTCCCCCTCGATGAGCGGGTAGCGCAGCCGGAGCAGGAGCCCGAAGGGCCAGACCTGGCCGCCGTGGGTATGGCCGCTGAGCATCAGTCCGACCCCGTAGGACGCGGCTTCCGGAAGCCGCAGGGGGGTGTGGGACAGGAGGATGGTCGCGCCGTCCGGGCGGTGCGCCAGGGCCTCGGCCAGCGGATTGTTGGCCTTCCCGCGCCGCGCGTGGGTGGTCAGGTCCTCGATTCCGGCCACCACCAGCCCCGGCGTCGGGGACTCCGCGCGATTGATCAGGACCGTGCAGCCGCCCCGGACCAGAAGCTCTTGGTTGGCCTCGGTCCGGCCGTGGTTGTCGTGGTTGCCGAGCACGGCATAGGTGCCGAGCGGGGCGCGCAGCTTTCGCATGGCGGGCAGGAATTGGTCCAGGCCGTCGGAGCGTCCTTCGAGGATGTCGCCCAGGAGCACGATCATGTCCGGTTCGAGGGCCGCGACCTGGGCCACGCGGGCCTCAAGCCAGTCCGGGTCGAGCTGCCTGCCCAGGTGGAGGTCGGACATCCCGGCCACCACCGTGCCGTCGAGTTCCGGCGGCAGCCCTTCCATGACGACTTCGTATCCGGTGACCACCGGGGCGCGGAGGCCCTGGACCAGCGCCAGGCCGGACAGGAGCAGGGCCGTTGTCAGGGCCAGGCCGCGCAGCAGCGGGGCGATGTTGGGCAGCAGCCACCCCCAGGCCGTGATCAGGTCCACGGCAAGGAGCAGGAGGAAGGACA encodes:
- a CDS encoding substrate-binding periplasmic protein, which gives rise to MNWRIVFFLMLACLVGFGRAGAAADTLRLATVDNLPPYAFLENGKLTGISIDVINELAKRGGFEVRISTLPWARVILGLEEGSLDGAFAAYETEARKRFCLYTGRVHFDELGVAVRADRQFAYTGLESLYGKTVGKGRSVWVSEPFQEAAVTGRIRLVETDDMRMTNIKMLDAGRLDAVIGSPEAMLHYARRLNIAERIVVLPQRMREGIPAYLVLSRTSTLVGKEEWQDRLTRLLDQMNGDGTIQAINRRYGVFGP
- the modA gene encoding molybdate ABC transporter substrate-binding protein — its product is MKRIVSLVLAICLLIPNAALAADLFLAQAANFTPVLKEIIPLFEKATGFQVDATYASTGKLYGQIVNNAPYDILLAADEKRPDKLYADGLAEKPFVYAKGQVVLWSANKDFCGDDWKATVQNAAVKRVSIANTETAPYGTSSMKAMQAVGVWDTVQPKLVFGQSISQAFQFASTGAADAGFCAYSSVFTEEGKKGCFTVVDEAPPVVQAACILKSAPHPEAAKKFVEFLNTPEVQALKLKYGYK
- the modB gene encoding molybdate ABC transporter permease subunit; protein product: MDWTPLILSAKLAFWTMLLIPVLASPMASLLAFGRFRGKSVLDAIITLPMVMPPTVLGFALLVVMGPRGVIGATWEDVTGDRLVFSFSAILIASLVFNLPFAVQPLRASLEKLDPRLLESAAVLGLSPLAAFFRIVLPNCLGGLAAASILVFAHSLGEFGVILMVGGSIPGQTQVASVAIFEAVEALRFNDAFLMSAALVPVCFAVLMIINKINARRT
- a CDS encoding ATP-binding cassette domain-containing protein, with protein sequence MMLRAEMKKRLKHFDLDLDFTCKPGEITAVIGPSGAGKTTLIRLLAGLEKPDGGRISFGDMVWADPAKRVFVPARKRGLSLVFQDYTLFPHLNIRKNVAFAAPDDSRVDELMSMFGIRHLAASKPTAISGGERQRAAFCQALAREPVLLLLDEPFSALDVANRRNLRACLKELKGDLSIPILHVTHDLDEALFLGDSIMAVEQGKISPDWLREQRVIQRRMTESGLSRDGSERELREPEEPHTLRRAMLGCG
- a CDS encoding metallophosphoesterase yields the protein MFGTILLSVTALMAAYVFWRMGSVPWLGSLHWSARTGLGLFAWLVVAGGRTLGRSNAGFWAFGLETAGMALLVILFLSFLLLLAVDLITAWGWLLPNIAPLLRGLALTTALLLSGLALVQGLRAPVVTGYEVVMEGLPPELDGTVVAGMSDLHLGRQLDPDWLEARVAQVAALEPDMIVLLGDILEGRSDGLDQFLPAMRKLRAPLGTYAVLGNHDNHGRTEANQELLVRGGCTVLINRAESPTPGLVVAGIEDLTTHARRGKANNPLAEALAHRPDGATILLSHTPLRLPEAASYGVGLMLSGHTHGGQVWPFGLLLRLRYPLIEGEEKFGPMTAIVCRGTGLWGPRMRLWSPGEILKITLRSK